The Siansivirga zeaxanthinifaciens CC-SAMT-1 region TGGTAGTGGCACCCACGTTGCTACAGATATTTTAACGCTTTGGAATGGTGGAAATCACACCAAGGTACATGATAAGATTGCACTATAATTAATTACCCAATTTACTTAATTCGATAACCTCTTCAATCATGATGTCGCGCTGATTTAAAACTTGATTAAAAGCGCCTTCGCCATATAATTGATCGGCTAGATTGGCTTTAATATACTGTTTAACTTCGTCGTGATAAGCCACAAAGGTTACCTTAGAATCGGTACGTTCGTTTACATATTCTTGAAACTGAAACACCATATCGTCGCTTATTTTATAATTTTCGATAAACTCTTTTTTAGAAAGGCCCTTGTAGGCATTTCTATTTTTTTCTAGCATTTCGAAAATAAAATAACCAATAAACCCGCGACGCTCTAAAAAAGTAAGGGTTTCGTTTTGCATGCTATTATCTATAGGCACAAACACATCGGGGATAATACCGCCGCCGCCGTAAACTATTTTACCTTTTGGTGTTTTAAACTTTAAAGAATCGGCTACTTTAATTTTATTAGCATCGAGAAGTTCACCACTTTCAAGACGCTCGAAATAATCGTCGTAATAGGTGTCGTTTCCTTTATTGTAAGGTCGCTGTATAGAACGTCCTGTAGGAGTGTAATATCTAGAAACTGTTAAACGTACAGCACTGCCATCGCCTAAATCCATTTCGCGTTGTACCAAGCCTTTTCCGTAGGAGCGGCGACCAACAATGGTACCCTTATCGTTATCCTGCAAAGCCCCGGCAACAATTTCGCTTGCCGATGCCGAGTTTTCGTTAATAAGTACAAATAATTTGCCTTTCTGGAAATCGCCTTTATCGGTTGCGAAGCTTTTTTCGATATTACCGCGTTTGTTTTTAGTGAACAAAATGAGTTTATCTTCTTCTAAAAATTCATCTACAATATCTTCGGCAATGTTTAAAAATCCACCGGGATTGTCTCGCAAATCTAAGGCTAATTCTGTGGCGCCTTCTTTTAATAAATCGTTTAAGGCCTTTTTAAACTCTCTGTATGTAGACTCTGCAAATCGATTAATTTTTATATAACCCAATGTATTGGTTAGCATATAGGCTGCATCGACACTTTTAATGGGGATAACCGATCGTTTTACTGTAAAGTCTAACAATTTAGGCTCGCCTTTTCTAAAAACCTTTAAATTAACATTGGTTCCAATAGAGCCTTTAAGTTTGTTTATAATCTCGTCGCTTTTAAGTTTTGCCCCATAAAGTGTGTCGCCATCGGCTAAAAGAATTCTGTCGCCACCTTTAATACCGGCCTTTTCACTTGGCCCGTTTGCAATGGCGCGAACTACCGCAATAGAATCTCGGTAGGCATAGAAACTAACCCCAATACCTACGAAATCGCCTTTCATGTTTTCGGAGACACTTTGCATGTCTTCTTTTGGAATATAAACAGAGTGCGGATCGAGATTTTCAAGAATACCATTTACGGTAACATCGACGATGCTGTCGGTATTAATATCGTCTACATAATCGTAATCTATATAATCTATAAGCCTGTTTAGTTTGTCTTTTTTACTGTTTGAAGAAAATAAACGATCGCCAGAATCGGCAAAATGAAGTTTTCCTCCAATAAAAATTCCAGCCGCTACTGCGACTCCCAAAATTAAAGGCAAATATTTTTTTTTGTACGGCATGTTAGGCTTCTATTTCTTCGATGTGTTGCAGTTCTATACCTGCTTTTTTCAAGAATTTTAATCCGGAATCGTCTTTATAAGCTTGTTTGTAAACAACTTTTACAATACCAGCCTGATGAATTAATTTACTACATTCTTTGCAGGGCGACATGGTTATGTAAAGCGTGGCGCCTTGGCAGGATTGTGTGGAGGCAGCTACCTTTAGTATGGCGTTGGCCTCGGCATGTAAAACGTACCATTTGGTGTAGCCTTCGTCGTCTTCGCAGAAATTTTCGAAACCCGAAGGTGTGCCATTGTAACCATCGGAAATAATCATGCGGTCTTTAACAATAAGCGCGCCCACTTGTCGGCGTTTACAATACGACAATTTACCCCACTCTTCTGCAATTCGTAAATAAGCTTTATCGTATTTTAATTGTTTACTTTTTAACATATATATTTTTTATAGGGTTTACACTCGTGTGCAAACCGCCTTTTCGCTTTTAAACAGAATATAAAAAGGGATTAAATGTAAGACATTCACCATTTTCTATGTTTAAAATTACCTATTAAATACTATATAACGAATATACTTTGTTCGTATTTTAATTACAACTGAAGTTATTAAAAGTTTAACGAAAGTTTATACTATTATGGGGGTTGCGTTAGGGATTGTAGTGGAAATCCTTTTTTGTTTTCTAGAAAGCTTGTTAGTTAACTAACCTTTTGAAAACAAAAAAGATTGCAACGTAAAGCCCGACCGCAGCCAATAGCGCAGCATTTGGCTGGGGTAACGCCCAAATTATTTTTTAAATAGATTTTAGGAAATCGCTATGCAAAATCATTGGAATAACCAGACCTACAACAATTGCAGAAATAACCATAATCCAGTCGCGTTTTGAAAACCTGAATATGGTTTGCACTATGTAACCTATAAGTAATACCACTAAAACGATTATTAGTTGTGCAATTTCGATGCCTAGTGCGAATTCTAAAAGCAATAGTAACTTACTGTCTGAATCGC contains the following coding sequences:
- a CDS encoding S41 family peptidase, with product MPYKKKYLPLILGVAVAAGIFIGGKLHFADSGDRLFSSNSKKDKLNRLIDYIDYDYVDDINTDSIVDVTVNGILENLDPHSVYIPKEDMQSVSENMKGDFVGIGVSFYAYRDSIAVVRAIANGPSEKAGIKGGDRILLADGDTLYGAKLKSDEIINKLKGSIGTNVNLKVFRKGEPKLLDFTVKRSVIPIKSVDAAYMLTNTLGYIKINRFAESTYREFKKALNDLLKEGATELALDLRDNPGGFLNIAEDIVDEFLEEDKLILFTKNKRGNIEKSFATDKGDFQKGKLFVLINENSASASEIVAGALQDNDKGTIVGRRSYGKGLVQREMDLGDGSAVRLTVSRYYTPTGRSIQRPYNKGNDTYYDDYFERLESGELLDANKIKVADSLKFKTPKGKIVYGGGGIIPDVFVPIDNSMQNETLTFLERRGFIGYFIFEMLEKNRNAYKGLSKKEFIENYKISDDMVFQFQEYVNERTDSKVTFVAYHDEVKQYIKANLADQLYGEGAFNQVLNQRDIMIEEVIELSKLGN
- a CDS encoding deoxycytidylate deaminase, whose translation is MLKSKQLKYDKAYLRIAEEWGKLSYCKRRQVGALIVKDRMIISDGYNGTPSGFENFCEDDEGYTKWYVLHAEANAILKVAASTQSCQGATLYITMSPCKECSKLIHQAGIVKVVYKQAYKDDSGLKFLKKAGIELQHIEEIEA